The DNA segment AAATGGAAACATGATAAATGGTATGCGTTCGGTCGTTCACAGAACCTCAGTGAGATGGAACAGGCCAAAATACTGACCCCCAGTATTGCCAGTAAGGCATCGTTTACTTTAGACGCAAACGATTATTACTATTTTGTTGGAAGTGGTGGCGGTGGTGGTGGCGGCTACGGAATCACGCTAAAAGATAGCGAATATTCCATGCAATATGTTTTAGGTTTGCTTAACTCAAAACTACTTGATGTTTTTTTAAAATCATACAGCAGCCAATTTAGCGGGGGATATTATGCGTACAACAGGCAATATATAGAGCGGCTTCCTATACGCACCGTCAACTTCACCGATCCAACCAACAAAGCCAGCCACGACAAAATGGTGTCACTAGTCGCCCAAATGCTATCGCTCAACAAACAACTGCCTGATGCGAAAACTAACCACGAAAAGACCGCTCTCCAGCGCCAGATCGACGCCACCGATCAACAGATTGATCAGTTGGTGTATGAGTTGTACGGTTTGACGGAGGAGGAAATAAAGATTGTGGAGGCGAGAGCGTAAACGGGTTCCCCGCACGCTCTTCCTGTACGGCGTGGGATATCGTCTGCTAAGAGATTGAATTACAATCAAAGCATTGAAAGGAATATCCATGCCTGACTTTTATGAAGAGCCGATTAATACCTGGGCCAACTTTCTCAAAAAGATAGAAAAGTTAGAGGAGAATCCTGCCCGACAATGGGTTTTTCGCGGGCAGTTCTCTGACTTGTCCTTAAAGACAACGTTTGAGCGTGCATGTGAAGATTACTGCTTAGATACAAAGCGAAAGATGGCTGATATAGAAAGTACCTTGATTAAAGATTTCCAACGTCGCTATCATGGGGAGAACAAAGAACTCGTAATATCCGATACACTCTACTGTCTCTCCGTCATGCAACATCATGGCGCACCTACGCGCCTTTTAGATTTTAATTATTCACCTTTCATTGCTCTTTTCTTCAGTTTGGAGGCAGGCTTCAAACGAAAAGACACAGATTGTAAAGACCCTGTTGTATGGTGTATAAATAGCAAATGGTGTCGTAAACAGGCAGAGAAACGTGTCGGGAAAGTGCGCATAAAGATGCGCAATGAAAAAAGAGACGAAAATAGCTT comes from the Nitrospirota bacterium genome and includes:
- a CDS encoding FRG domain-containing protein; its protein translation is MPDFYEEPINTWANFLKKIEKLEENPARQWVFRGQFSDLSLKTTFERACEDYCLDTKRKMADIESTLIKDFQRRYHGENKELVISDTLYCLSVMQHHGAPTRLLDFNYSPFIALFFSLEAGFKRKDTDCKDPVVWCINSKWCRKQAEKRVGKVRIKMRNEKRDENSFKRLYMKNAAKFVFLENALSLNRRLIIQQGVFLCPGNVSIPFEKNLKALPEWHKKENIIKFVIKMKDPAEYKKALEKLYRMNISHESLFPGLDGVAKSLKSKLPIYEKISEKGWI